The Burkholderia latens genome segment GCGAACGAAGGCTTCGCGATTCACGCGCCGCCGGCCGACGCGCTGCTGGCCGCGCTGCACGCGCTTGGCGCGGGCAGTGACGCGGCGGCGGCCGCCGAGCCCGAGCCCGCGCCGACAGGGTGGACGCTGCTGACGAATCGCACCGTGACCGCCGACACGCTGCGATCGGTCGGCGCGGCAAGCCGGCTCGCGTCCGACGAAGCCGGCGCGCGCGGCCGCTATCTGGGTTTCCATCCGGCCGCCTGATTGCCCGGTCGGCCGCCCTGCGCGCACTGACGGCGCGGATCGCTGGCCGCCGCGGCCGGCATCCGCGCATTGCGGGGCGGATTCCGGCCACGCGCGGTTCGCTGTACCATCGCGGCTCAACCGCGTCACGACCAGCAGAATCCTTCATGCCCTCCACCGCCCCGCCGCGCCTGTACGGGATGCCCGAACGCAGCGACCGGCTCGACTTCTACATTCGCGACCAGGCGTCGCGCCAGGCGATCACCGAGCCGCACCGGCACGCGTATTTCCAGATCCAGTTCAACCTCGGCGGCGACACCGAGCAGCGCATCGGCGGCGTCACGCGGCCGTTTCCGCGCGGCGCGCTCGCGTTCGTGCTGCCGCATCGCGAGCATCTGATTCCGCATCCTGCGGGCGCACACTTCATCGTGATCAACTTCAGCCAGGCGTTCCTGCGCGCCGATCTCGACGTCGATCCGCTCGATCTCGAGGATGTGCCCGCTCACCGCTTTCCCGAGCTGACGCCGTTCCGCTTCCAGGAGCATCTCGACTTCATCCTGACCGGCGATGCGTTCGACGAGGCGCGCCGCCTCGCGCTGTGCATGCTCGACGCCGACCGCGTGCGCACGTTCGGCTCTACCACGCTGCTGCGCGGCTACCTGTTGCAGTTGATCGGGCTCGTCTGCACGCAATACGCCGGTGCGCTCGACAAGCTCGCGCAGCGCGGCGCCCAGCGCGCGGGCAGGCGCGACGCGCTCGCGCGCGTGCTGCGCCACGTGCGTGCGAACCTGACCCGCGAGGATCTGACGCTCGCGGCAACCGCGGAGGCCGCGTTCCTGTCGCCGAACTACCTTGCGCACCTGGTGCGCAAGGAAACCGGCAGCACCTTCACCGATCTCGTGACCGAGCGCCGCATCGCGCTCGCGCAGTCGCTGCTCGCGCATACGAGCCGGCGCATCGCGGACATCGCGCGCTCCGTCGGCTTTCGCGACGAAGGGTATTTCGCGCGACGCTTCCGCGCGCGGGTCGGCGTGTCGCCGAAGGCGTACCGGGACGCCAACGCCGCGCTGCCGGCGCCGCCGGAAACGCCGGCCGTCGACGACGCGTAGTTTTGTCCCGTTAAAACGCAGTTTCGTCGCATTCCTGCGCACGCGCGTCGGATATCGTTCCATCCATGCCGGCCCGCGGCGCGTTGCGCGGGCGCCGGCATCCGTCCACTTGTCGAACGAGGCCATCCGATGTCCGCATACGTGATCGACGCCGCCGAGCGTCCTTCCATTGAAGTCGAGCAGTCGTCCGCGCGCTTTCCGGTGCGCCGCGTATTCTGCGTCGGCCGCAACTACGCCGACCACGCGCGCGAAATGGGCGCCGATCCCGACCGCGAACCGCCGTTCTTCTTCATGAAGCCGGCCGATGCGATCGTGCCGGCCGCCGGCACCGTCCCGTACCCGCCGCTGACCGGCGATCTCCATCATGAAATCGAGCTCGTCGTCGCGATCGGCAAGGACGGCCGGTCGGTCGATCCGGCCGACGCGCTGACGCACGTGTGGGGTTACGGCGTCGGCGTCGATCTCACGCGCCGCGACTTGCAGGCGGAAGCAAAGAAGCTGAGCCGCCCGTGGGACTGGGCGAAAGGTTTCGACGCGTCGGGCCCCGTGACCGCGCTGCGCGCCGCCAGCGCGACCGGTCATCCGGCGAGCGGCCGGATCTGGCTGGCCGTCAACGGCGACACGCGCCAGCAAGGCGATCTCGCCGACATGATCTGGCCGGTGCCCGACGTGATCGCGTATGTGTCGCGCTCGGTCGGGCTGAAGGCAGGCGACCTGATCTTCACCGGCACGCCGGCCGGTGTCGGCGCGCTGCAACCGGGCGATCGCGTGACGGGCGGCGTCGATGGCGTGGCCGCGTTCGAGTTCGTGGTGGGGGCCAAGCCGTAAGGCGGTTGTGCACGCACGCGCGGCGGGACGTTCATTCGGCGGCCGTCGCGTGGTGTCGATTGGCGCCGGTTGCAGCTGCCCCCCGCCGGTTGCCACGCCGAACGCTGCGCGCGTGTATCGCGGCTGTGCTTCCGAGCCGGTCGATCAAGCGTCATGCTCGCGCGCATCAAACCTCGCCCGCACGTGGCCGCCCACCGGACGAGCGCCGGCAACATCATCACGGCTTGCCGCGCACGAGCCGATTGCGCGAACAATCGGCAGCGCCCCGTCGACGCACTACCGCGCCCGCACCGACACGAACTTGCGCGCGTTGTCGCGCTGGATCAGCACCGCGATCACACCGCCTTTCGCTTCGAGCATCGGCACGTCGTCCGGCGTTTCGAGCAGCGTGTCGTTGAGCTCGAGAACGACGTCGCCCGGCCGGATACCTGCCCTCGCGGCCGGCCCGTGCACCGCATCGACCATCATCCCGACCGCCAGGCCCGTCGAGCGTCGTTCGGTGTCGCTCAGCGCGTGCATCGTCAGCCCGAGCCGGTCGCCGGTGTCGACCGGTCGTGTGGCGGCCATCGCGACGCCGGCGGCAGCAGCGGTGCCGACCGCGCCGGCGGCGCCAACGCCGTCGACGCTACCGATGCCGCCCGCAGCGCCCGCGACGGCTGCGTTGTCGATTGCGTCGCCGGTTGCATCGCCCGTTCCGGCCCCGGTGACGGTCAGCACCATCGGCGTGCGATTGCGGATCAGCCGCAGCGGCGCCTTCGCGCCGGCCGGCAGCGCGGCGGCCAGATCATTCAGCTCGGCCGACCGGCCGATCGGCCTGTCGCCGAACTTCACGATCACGTCGCCGGCTTTCACGCCGGCCGCGGCGGCGGGCGAGCCGGGGTCGACGCCGTTGACGAGCGCGCCGGCCGGGCGCCGCAGGCCGAACGCTGCGGCCAGCCCCGCGCCGACATCCTGCACGTCGACGCCCAATACGTTGCCTGACGACGCGCGCTGCGCCTGCGCATTGGCCCGCATCTGCGCCTGCGCCTGCGCACGCACCTTCATCGCGAGCGCGATCGGAATCGCGAACGTCGTGCTCGCGTAGCGTTCGGCGCCGGTGTAGACCTGCATCGCGATGCCGATCACGTCGCCCGCGCGATTGAACACCGGGCCGCCGGAGTTGTCGGGATTGACCGCGATGTCGGTCTGGAAGAACGGAAACGCGCTGCCGTCCGGCAACGCATGGGCGGTCGCGCTGACGATACCGGCCGTGACCGTGTTGCCCGACCCGTCCGGCGCGCCGAGCGTCATCACCGGTTCGCCGGCGCGCACGCGCGACGAATCGCCGATGCGCACGACCGGCAGCCTCGTCGCATCGACGTGCAGCACGGCGACGTCGCTCTGCGGATCGACGGCCAGCACGGTCGCCTTCAAATCACGACGATCGGCCAGCCGCACGGTCACGTCGGTTGCATCGGCGACGACGTGCGCGGATGTGAGGATCAGCCCGTCCGCGCTGACGATGAAGCCTGAGCCGCTGCCCGCGATCGCGCGCGGCGACGTATCGGGCGCCGGCGCCGGCGAGCTCTGCATCGTCGGCAGCGGCGCGCCGCGCCGGAAGAATGCGGCGAGCGGATCGTCGGGATCGAGAATTGCGAAGGACGGGCCGCCGGCCTGCTGATCGGGCGCGGCGGTCATGATGGTCACGACCGCCGGGCCGTAGCGCTCGACGATCGCCGGGAAGTCGACCGGCATCGAGTAACGTGGCGCGACCGGCCGCTCCTTGGCGACCGGCGATGCGGCGGATGGCGCGGCGGTTGCGGCGGTCGCGGCAACGGCAGGCGGCGGCGCCGACCACAAGACCGCAAACACGCCCCCGATCAGCGCGCTGCGAAGCACGGCGCGAGCAAGCGTCTGGCGAACCACGGCGCACCTCCCTGGGCAGTCGACGCGTCAACCGGCGCAACACGCGCGGACGCCCGACAAGCACTGGTACACCTCTCCATTTATAGACCACGCCGCGTTGGGAAAATACGAACCGAAACCCGGACGCGGCACAACCACGCGGCGGCCGAACCGCGACCATGCGCCTTTCGGACAAAGTACGCGGTTCGTCAATCCGAACATCCACTGCACGGCGGATTCAGGTGCCGATATTCATGCCCGCTGCGCGCACACCGCACGCTTGTTCAAATCAATGTGCATTCAGTTGCACGACCTGCTCGAGCGACGCCGAGACGACGTTCAGCACGTGCCGCACGACTTCTTCTTCCGTCATCCCGGAATCCAGATATGCGCGCACGTTCACCGACCGGGGCTGGCGGGACCCGCATTCGTCGTCGACGATGTAGATCTTGGCCGTATCCGCGCCTCCCGGCAAAAATATCTGGACCGTTCGCGTGCCGACGACCCTGCACATGCTCAAAGAGCCCATCGTGCGTCTCCGATCATTGAGTAATGAACTCAGTATGCGCGGGTACGGCGGGCGTAATTCACTTATAAGCGCGCACTTTTGGAGGTCCTGTCGGTAAATCGAACGTTGCCGCGTACTTTTCGACTTGCTTGCATCGGCCGGTATGTCGAGCAAGTCGCGTTTGCCGCCGGCAACCGTGACGCCGTCATCGGCAACGCAATGCGACCACGACCCGCGCGACTTCCGCGGACACCGCATGCGCAGGACTACGCCAACAACAGGAAATTGCGCACCACCGCCGACGGATCGTCGCGCCGCGACGCGATCGCGAGCTTCGCGCGCAGTCCGTCGCCGGCAACCGGCCGATACGCGACGCCCGCGACCTGCACCTGCGTGATCGCCTTCGGCACGATCGACACGCCGAGCCCGGCTGCGACCAGCATCACCGCCGACGCGATCTGCGGCGCGGGCTGCGCCATCCGCGGCTCGAAGCCGGCGGCATTGCACGCCGCGACGATATCGTCGAACAGCGCGCTGCCCGCTTCGCGCGGCACCTGCACGAACGCCTCGTCGGCGAGCGCGGCGAGGTCGATCCGCCGTCGCTGCGCGAGCGGATGTGCGATAGGCACCGCGACGAACATCGGCTCTTCGTCCCAGTCGGCCGCCACGAGCGTATCGGCGATCCGGCGCTCCGGGCGCACGATCGCGACATCGAGACGCCCGGACTCCAGCGCCTCGAGCAGCACACCGGAAGTCGCCTCCTGCAACGTCAGTTCCGTATCGGGAAACGCTTCGCGAAACCGGCGGATCAGATCGGCGACCTTCGAATTGAAAGCCGCCGTGCCCGTAAAGCCGACGCGGAGCTGGCCGATTTCGCCGCGCGCGGCCCGCATCGCGGCTCGCGCCGCACGTTGCGCGTCGTCGAGCACGCGTCGCGCCTCGTCAGCGAACACCTGGCCCGCCACCGTCAGCTCGGCGCCGCGTGCGGTTCGCTTGAACAGTTCCACGCCGAGTTCGTTCTCCAGCGCCTTGATCTGCTGGCTCAATGGCGGCTGCCCGATGCCGAGCGTTTCCGCGGCTTTCGTGAAGTTCGATGTGGCGGCAACGGCCAGAAAGTATCGGAGATGCCGGAGTTCCATGCGCGACAGGGATCTCTCTTTGATGCGGGATGGATGGCTGCGGCGCCCGCCGCAGGCCAGTGGCAAAACATATCGCCACGGTTCTTTTCATATATTGGACATATGTTTGAGCGTGCGCAAGAATTTGGACATTCTCCTGCCCAACGGGTGCATGCCATGTCTTCTCCTGCGATGTCATCCGCCGAGACCCGCACCGGCGGCGGCGCCGCCGATGCGCTGCCCGCCGGCGTGTCGCCGCGCTCGGCTGCGTACAAGCGCATCGCGCTCGCGCTGTTCCTCGCCGGTTTTGCCACCTTTTCGCTGCTGTACTGCGTGCAGCCGCTGCTGCCTGCGTTCGCGCGCGAATTCGGTATGGGCGCGGCGTCGAGTTCGCTGTCGCTGTCGCTGTCGACCGGAATGCTCGCGGTGTCGATCCTGTGCGCCGGCGCGCTGTCCGAACGCGTCGGCCGACGCGGACTCATGTTCGCGTCCATGACGCTGGCCGCGCTGTTCAACCTGCTGGCCGCGATTTCGCCGAACTGGAACGGGCTTCTGGTGTGGCGCGCACTCGAAGGCTTCGCGCTCGGCGGCGTCCCGGCGGTTGCGATGGCCTATCTGGCCGAGGAGATCGCCGCCGACGGACTCGGGCTGTCGATGGGGCTCTACGTCGGTGGCACCGCGTTCGGCGGGATGATCGGGCGGATCGGGATGAGCGCGCTCGAAGAGTATTTCTCGTGGCGCACCGCGATGTTGACGATCGGCGTCGTCGACCTCGTCGCGGCAATCGCGTTCGTGATGCTGCTGCCGCCGTCGCGACGCTTCGTGAAGCGGACCGACCTGACGCTGCGCCACCACCTGCGGCTGTGGAATGCGCAACTGCGGCACGCTCGGCTGCCGTTCGTGTTCGCGATCGGCTTCCTCGTGATGGGCGCGTTCGTGACCGTCTACAACTACGCCGGCTTCCGCCTGACCGCCGCGCCGTTCAATCTGAGCGCGACCGCGTGCGGACTGATCTTCGGCGCGTACCTGTTCGGGATGGTGTCGTCTTCCAGCGCGGGCGCGCTGGCGGATCGGCTCGGGCGCGCGCCCGTGCTCGTCAGCGGCATTCTCGTGTTCGCGGCCGGCCTCGCGCTGACGCTGTCGCATTCGCTCGTCGCGATCATCGTCGGAATCGTGCTGATCACGATCGGCTTCTTCATCGCCCATGCAGTCGCGAGCGGCTGGGTCGGACAACTCGCCGGTTCCGCGAAGGGGCATGCGGCGTCGCTCTATCTGCTCGCGTATTACGTCGGATCGAGCGTGCTCGGCTCGGTCGGCGGCACGTTCTGGCAGCACGGCGCGTGGGGCGCGGTGGTCGCATACGTGGCGGTATTGCTCGCGCTCTGTCTCGCGGCGGCGCGTACGATCATGCGCGCGGAACGCGTGCAGTAAAGCCGGTCACGATGCATCGCATCGGCGCGCAAGCAGCCATCCGCGCCGCTGCCGCGCTGCACTGATCGCTGCAGCGGTTCGCCGCGTGCCGGCCTGCATATCGGGCGGGCGCGACACGATTCAATCGCCGGCGACACGCCGCGCGATCGCCGACAACGTCCGCAGCATCGGCGCGAACGCGTCGGCCGACGTATTGCCGAACCCGAGCACGAGCCCGTTCGTCGGGGACGCCGGATGGATCGAAAACCCCGACAGCGGAAACGGTCCGATACCGTGCTCGCGCGCCGCTTCGACGATCGCGCGGTCGCGATAGCGCGCCGGCAGCCGCAACGCCAGATGCAATCCGCACGGGCCGCCCTCGACCCGGTGCGGCACGGTGAACGCGTCGTCGAGCGCCGCGAGCAGCAATCGCCGCCGGTCGCGATACAGCCGGCGCATCCGTCCGAGATGCCGTCCGTACTCCCCGGTCTCGATGAAATCGGCCAGCGCAAGCTGCACGTGGCGCGTGCCGCCGCGCAGCATTTCCGGCAACGCCGGCCGCACCGCGGCCAGCAACGCGTCCGGCAGCACCAGAAACCCGATTCGCAGCGCCGGAAACATCGTCTTGCTGAACGAGCCGAGATAGACGACCGGCGAATCGGCGGCGAGCCCGTGCAGCGCGCCGATCGGCTCGCCGGTGTGACGGAATTCGCTGTCGTAGTCGTCCTCGATGATCCACGCGCGATGCCGGCGTGCGGCATCGAGCAGCGCGAGCCGGCGCGAGATCGACAGCACCGCGCCGGTCGGAAACTGGTTCGACGGCGTCGTATAGACGAGCCGCGGCGTGCGTTCGCGCCAGTCCGCCTCGTGCGCGCGCAGCCCCTCCGCATCGACCGGCATCGGCACGACGTCGAGATCGGCCGCCTGCATCGCGCTGCGGGCGCCACGATAGCCGGGCTCCTCGACCCATACCGTATCGCCCGGGTTCGTCAGCAACTGCGCGCACAGCGCGATCGCGCCCTGCGCGCCTTCGGTGATCACGATCTGTTCGGGCTCGCACCGCACACCACGCGTCACGGCCAGATGGCGGGCGATCGACTCGCGCAGCGCACGTTCGCCGAGCGGATCGCCGTACCCGAGCAGGTCGCGGCCCGCGCGGCGCAGCGCACGGTCGATCGCGTGCCGCCACGCATCCACCGGAAAATGCGACAGCGCGGGCACGCCCGGCCGGAAACCTTCCGATTCGCCGGTGCCGATCAGGCTCGGACGAATCCGGCCGAGCCGCTGCGCGACGGCCGGCGGCGCGGCCCGCCGGCGCGGCGCGGCCGGCCGCGACAGCCCGACTAC includes the following:
- a CDS encoding helix-turn-helix transcriptional regulator, whose translation is MPSTAPPRLYGMPERSDRLDFYIRDQASRQAITEPHRHAYFQIQFNLGGDTEQRIGGVTRPFPRGALAFVLPHREHLIPHPAGAHFIVINFSQAFLRADLDVDPLDLEDVPAHRFPELTPFRFQEHLDFILTGDAFDEARRLALCMLDADRVRTFGSTTLLRGYLLQLIGLVCTQYAGALDKLAQRGAQRAGRRDALARVLRHVRANLTREDLTLAATAEAAFLSPNYLAHLVRKETGSTFTDLVTERRIALAQSLLAHTSRRIADIARSVGFRDEGYFARRFRARVGVSPKAYRDANAALPAPPETPAVDDA
- a CDS encoding fumarylacetoacetate hydrolase family protein, with protein sequence MSAYVIDAAERPSIEVEQSSARFPVRRVFCVGRNYADHAREMGADPDREPPFFFMKPADAIVPAAGTVPYPPLTGDLHHEIELVVAIGKDGRSVDPADALTHVWGYGVGVDLTRRDLQAEAKKLSRPWDWAKGFDASGPVTALRAASATGHPASGRIWLAVNGDTRQQGDLADMIWPVPDVIAYVSRSVGLKAGDLIFTGTPAGVGALQPGDRVTGGVDGVAAFEFVVGAKP
- a CDS encoding trypsin-like peptidase domain-containing protein — encoded protein: MVRQTLARAVLRSALIGGVFAVLWSAPPPAVAATAATAAPSAASPVAKERPVAPRYSMPVDFPAIVERYGPAVVTIMTAAPDQQAGGPSFAILDPDDPLAAFFRRGAPLPTMQSSPAPAPDTSPRAIAGSGSGFIVSADGLILTSAHVVADATDVTVRLADRRDLKATVLAVDPQSDVAVLHVDATRLPVVRIGDSSRVRAGEPVMTLGAPDGSGNTVTAGIVSATAHALPDGSAFPFFQTDIAVNPDNSGGPVFNRAGDVIGIAMQVYTGAERYASTTFAIPIALAMKVRAQAQAQMRANAQAQRASSGNVLGVDVQDVGAGLAAAFGLRRPAGALVNGVDPGSPAAAAGVKAGDVIVKFGDRPIGRSAELNDLAAALPAGAKAPLRLIRNRTPMVLTVTGAGTGDATGDAIDNAAVAGAAGGIGSVDGVGAAGAVGTAAAAGVAMAATRPVDTGDRLGLTMHALSDTERRSTGLAVGMMVDAVHGPAARAGIRPGDVVLELNDTLLETPDDVPMLEAKGGVIAVLIQRDNARKFVSVRAR
- a CDS encoding LysR family transcriptional regulator, which produces MELRHLRYFLAVAATSNFTKAAETLGIGQPPLSQQIKALENELGVELFKRTARGAELTVAGQVFADEARRVLDDAQRAARAAMRAARGEIGQLRVGFTGTAAFNSKVADLIRRFREAFPDTELTLQEATSGVLLEALESGRLDVAIVRPERRIADTLVAADWDEEPMFVAVPIAHPLAQRRRIDLAALADEAFVQVPREAGSALFDDIVAACNAAGFEPRMAQPAPQIASAVMLVAAGLGVSIVPKAITQVQVAGVAYRPVAGDGLRAKLAIASRRDDPSAVVRNFLLLA
- a CDS encoding MFS transporter: MSSPAMSSAETRTGGGAADALPAGVSPRSAAYKRIALALFLAGFATFSLLYCVQPLLPAFAREFGMGAASSSLSLSLSTGMLAVSILCAGALSERVGRRGLMFASMTLAALFNLLAAISPNWNGLLVWRALEGFALGGVPAVAMAYLAEEIAADGLGLSMGLYVGGTAFGGMIGRIGMSALEEYFSWRTAMLTIGVVDLVAAIAFVMLLPPSRRFVKRTDLTLRHHLRLWNAQLRHARLPFVFAIGFLVMGAFVTVYNYAGFRLTAAPFNLSATACGLIFGAYLFGMVSSSSAGALADRLGRAPVLVSGILVFAAGLALTLSHSLVAIIVGIVLITIGFFIAHAVASGWVGQLAGSAKGHAASLYLLAYYVGSSVLGSVGGTFWQHGAWGAVVAYVAVLLALCLAAARTIMRAERVQ
- a CDS encoding PLP-dependent aminotransferase family protein; amino-acid sequence: MTTAISPGAAPPLPLDAPLARSAGAPSLQRQLLRRVRDAILGGAMPAGTRLPGTRALAETLGVSRNTTAAVYEQLVAEGFLQSDRRGTRVVGLSRPAAPRRRAAPPAVAQRLGRIRPSLIGTGESEGFRPGVPALSHFPVDAWRHAIDRALRRAGRDLLGYGDPLGERALRESIARHLAVTRGVRCEPEQIVITEGAQGAIALCAQLLTNPGDTVWVEEPGYRGARSAMQAADLDVVPMPVDAEGLRAHEADWRERTPRLVYTTPSNQFPTGAVLSISRRLALLDAARRHRAWIIEDDYDSEFRHTGEPIGALHGLAADSPVVYLGSFSKTMFPALRIGFLVLPDALLAAVRPALPEMLRGGTRHVQLALADFIETGEYGRHLGRMRRLYRDRRRLLLAALDDAFTVPHRVEGGPCGLHLALRLPARYRDRAIVEAAREHGIGPFPLSGFSIHPASPTNGLVLGFGNTSADAFAPMLRTLSAIARRVAGD